GTTAATGTTTGTTGAACCCatgaatttccattttatagatgagaaaacaagagATCAGGACGTAAAGGGAGCGCTGGAAGCCCCCAGTCATTCAGCGTTATTCAGTGCTCGGGTTGTCCTTCTGCAGGAATCTGGTCTGCAGCCCTGAACGGAGACCTGGGCCGAGTGAAGTATTTAATCCAGAAGGCAGCGGACCCCAGCCAGCCGGACTCCGCCGGCTACACGGCTCTGGTGAGTTGGGGATGAGCCTCATCGGGTTCCTGctctctgggggtggggatgggacgGGATGATGTTTGCATTTTCTCTTCTCccacccttcctcctctcccagcGGGGTTTCTGTTTAAGCATCACGTGAAcctggggtttttttaattagcaTAAGTGCTTTGCATTAGTTATTTAACTTCATTCTCATAAGGATTCTGCGAGGTAGGAAtggttattatccccactttccaGTGGCGGAAACTGAAGCTAGGAATGAAGGCTCACCCTGGTCACCCAGGTACCGGAGGGGGCACTCCCCGCCGGGGTTCTGCCCCCTGACCCCGGCTCTGTTCCCCACAGCACTACGCCAGCCGCAATGGGCACTATGCCGTGTGCCAGTTCCTGCTGGAGAGCGGGGCCAAGTGTGATGCCCAGACCCACGGGGGGGCCACCGCTCTGCACCGGGCCAGCTACTGTGGGCACACAGACATCGCCCGGCTCCTGCTGTCGCACGGCTCCAATCCCAGGCTGGTGGACGACGACGGCATGACCAGTCTGCACAAGGTGGGTCCCCTCTCAGAAGTTTCACAGGTTGCAAGAACTTGTCTTCTCTCATTAGAAAAGTTataacatgggacttccctgactgtccagtggttaggactcggcgctttcactgccgtgggcccaggttcagtccctggtcggggaactaagatcccgcaaggagtggtcaaaaataaaaaagtgaaagttACAATGTGTTCACTGTAGAAAACATGGGGAAAACGGAAAAGCATAAagtagaaaattgaaatcatttgtAATCTCAAGTGCTCACCTCTCGTCACTTTAGGATTAACGTATAATTTTCCAGCGTGTCTCCTGCGCACATAAATTAGAACTAAACGTATGGcgtcattttctctttcttccccttaaTGATGTGTCCTCAGTACTTTTCCACGTGGTTTTCTGAAACTTGCACCCACTCTTGCCTGTCCCTCTAGCCTGCTTTCCACACTGTGATCGGAGTGatcatttaattaaatgttttctgACTAGAAACACCTACCCACTGTGAACGGTTTGAGGAGTACAGAATGTCTACCGTGGACACAAGTTTCCCTCCTCCCCGACCCCTGGTCCCTCAGTCTTCCATGTCACCTCCCTTAAGGCATCCCCTTTTACCGATTTCTTGTGCATCTTTGAGACGCAGTTGATGCATACTTACGGCCTATGTGTGCAAACCAGTTCCTCTCTTAGCCCCACTGATTTTCTCCCAGAGTGATGATTTAAAAAGCAGTTCTGACCATGCCATGCCTTAGAGTCCTTGGGAGGCTTGCTTTTACCAAGGCCGTAAGCTGGTTTACAGGCCCTCTGGGGTCAGCCCCTGCCTACCTGCCAGCTTCTCCTTGCCCCGCTAGTCGTCTTCAGTTTCTTGAACCTGCTTCTCTATCACTTGCAGGCCATAGACAACATCTCTTCCTATCTGGATGCCTCACATCACCCTTTTCCCTCTGACCTGTGTCTGTCCTTCCTCCTGGATTGCAGCTTCTACATCACGCCCTCAGAGAGCCTTCCCATTTCCTCAGGGGAGGACAGCTCACGCATCTGGATGCCCGGAAGCATCCTGTGCTTGACTTCTGACTCTTCTCCCCCTTGAAATTCCCTGTGTGAGCGCCATCTCACTGGAGGCAGCTGGGATTGGTCCTGTTTCCTGCTGTGGTCTCAGCACTGAGCTCAGGTGCTAAGTGAGCAGCtgggggttgttttgttttgagaccCTTGCTGATTAGAGAGGCAGGTTGCTCGTTTCTCAGTGGTCTAAACTGGTGTTGGCTTGAGTGTTTCACTGCCACAGCTCACATGATGGGTGTTGATAGGCAGGACATtgccgtggatggacctagctGGTGTCACCCGCACTTGGCGGCATTCTCGTGAAATTGGGGGAATGCATGTGTGTGAGGAATATGAATCATCCCTTCCTTCCAGCCTGCTTGCCTCCCTCCCTTGCTTCCTTCTGCAAACATTGGCACTTTTTTTTGccaaaaattatttggaattcatcTTACAACTGCTCACAACACACTATTGCCTGAATTGAAGCAGTAAAATTGAGAATCCCAGGTCTGTACTCATCAAGATAATATTTATGCTGAATAAAGATTTAGATTCAAATTTGAGATGGTGTTTGGTACTCATATTAACTTTGATACCTTTCAGGAGCCCTCGTAGCCCTTTAATTTGTCTCTTGGGAGGAGTAGGGAATATAGTGATATAACATAGCTATTGAGAGTTCGGACTTTGAggtcagacagacctggcttAGAATTCCCCATGCTGCCacattagctctgtgaccttgagcgagTTACTCAACTTTtataagcctcagttttttcatctataaagtggaaaTAATGATACTTCCTACCTCTGATGGTTATTGTAAAAGTTAAGTAAGATAATCTATGTAAATCACTTAACACTGTTCTTTTTTGGAGGATGTAGGTTAGAAATTGACATCCAGGTTGGGATCGTTGATCTCCGAGGGGACGAGGAGAAAGCTGGGTACTGGGCCTGTTTCTCTCCGCTCATCTGAAAGTTCCCAGAGGGCAGGGGCCGTGTCTGATGTGTCTTGTGCCCACGGCACCCAGCACGCTATAGACAATCTGAATGTTTGTAAAGATGCTTAGAGATCCAAGGTTCTGTCCTCGTTCTTAATGTGCAGGCCTGGGCAAAGAAGCATGGCCGCTGAGCAAAGGACACAAGGAAGAAAAGCTCAAGCTGACTGCCCAAGTGGCACCAGGGTGCCCCACCACCCTGCAGCACGTCATTGCAGTTTGGCAGGGGTTAGAGGAAACCGGCTCAGACGGCCAGCGCCTCCATTTCCACGAGACCTTTTCTCGGACCAAAAGGGCCCCAGAAGTGGAGCAAAAAAGAACAGGGTCCAGTGGGGTACGGCTTTTGATCCGGGCCTCTCTCCCCACAGGCCGCCGAGAAGGGTCACGTGGACATTTGCTCCCTCCTCTTGCAACACAGCCCAGCCCTGAAGGCCGTCCGGGACCGGAAGGCACGACTCGCCTGTGACCTGCTGCCCTGCAACAGCGACCTGCGGGACCTGCTGGCCAGCTGAGTCTCCCCGCTCTTGTCACGGGCTGCGTGTGGGGTACACGGACTAGCCCTCCAAGCCCCCGCCGCGGTCAGCGCCCGAGCCGCAGGGTGGGATCCTGAGGCTGGAGGACCCCGGAAGAGCCGCATTGTGGCCACTGGGGAAGCAGGGGCGGCAATTTGGTGGGGCTGCCAGTGCGCCAGCCTGGACAGATGACCGTATTCTAAATTAGTTCATGTGGAAACATCTATCcgtttggaaaaaataaagttatatccTTACCTCATCCCacgcacaaaaataaatttcgaGAAAAGACCCCAATCTGAAGATACAAAAGTATGTAAGCATGAGAAGAAACGGTGGAATATGTGACAAATGAACAGCTGCTTTCTAGCCGAGTGACCTTGGTACAAGTCACTTTACCCATCTGTCCTgcgtcctcattttttttttttgcctcacggcatgcaggatcttagttcccctgaccagggatcaaacccgtgccccatgCGGTgcaagcgcagtcttaaccacgggaccgccagggaagtcccctgcgtCCTCATCTCTAAGGTGGGAATGACACAGCGGGGCTGCCTCGGAGTCCACGTGGGGGTGAGACGAGCGAACATCTGGGGAGTGCTGGGGAGGGTGCCCGGCACCGTGCGGGCAGCGTATGGGAGCGCCCACCTCCCCAGAACCTGACCAACACTTGCGTTTATAGTAATTTCATTCGTTTTAACCGTCTGATAGACTACAAAGTGCTACTGTTTTGTTGCATCGCTAATTGCTAGTGAGGTTGAACGCCTGTCTTCTGTGACCTTCCTGTCCGTACCCTTTGTCCAtccaaaatttttctcttttttgattcATAGGAgttatttatgtattctggatattgatcctttgttatatatatatgtacataattatatatatattttttcttttctctttgatgCTGTTCTTTGTCTTAACTGTGTTTTCATCTGTTCATGGAAATTGGTTACCGCCGGTGTGGACGGCAGTTTGGCAGTATCTATTAAAATTTAAGTGAACAGGGCCAATACATTGATTTCTCTGTAGGTCCCTAGAGAAATATTCATCTGTGTGCACAAAGATGTTTgcttttggggggtttttttggcctcaccgagcggcttgcgggatcttagttccccgaccaaggatcgaacccatgccccctgcagtggaagcgctgagtcctaaccactggaccgccagggaagtccccaaagatgTTTATTTACAGAGGCATTTTCAAAAATGTGGATTGGAGCATGGGgtgtaatgtaaaaaaaaaaaaaaaaaaaaaattgcagagataACCTAAGTGTTCGCAGCAGGGGGACGGTGCGGTTCTGGCACTTTGAGCGCAGCGTATGCTAATGTGGAAAGAGTGCCGAGTCGC
This genomic stretch from Balaenoptera acutorostrata chromosome 12, mBalAcu1.1, whole genome shotgun sequence harbors:
- the ANKRD39 gene encoding ankyrin repeat domain-containing protein 39 isoform X1 yields the protein MAVPRPCAEGPCCSRPSAALGVQQTLDEMDFERGIWSAALNGDLGRVKYLIQKAADPSQPDSAGYTALHYASRNGHYAVCQFLLESGAKCDAQTHGGATALHRASYCGHTDIARLLLSHGSNPRLVDDDGMTSLHKAIDNISSYLDASHHPFPSDLCLSFLLDCSFYITPSESLPISSGEDSSRIWMPGSILCLTSDSSPP
- the ANKRD39 gene encoding ankyrin repeat domain-containing protein 39 isoform X2, encoding MAVPRPCAEGPCCSRPSAALGVQQTLDEMDFERGIWSAALNGDLGRVKYLIQKAADPSQPDSAGYTALHYASRNGHYAVCQFLLESGAKCDAQTHGGATALHRASYCGHTDIARLLLSHGSNPRLVDDDGMTSLHKAAEKGHVDICSLLLQHSPALKAVRDRKARLACDLLPCNSDLRDLLAS